Part of the Streptomyces sp. WMMC500 genome is shown below.
GCCCCACTCGCCGGCGCCCCAGACGTGGTCCCAGTGGTGGTGGGTGTACACGACGCCCCGCGCCCGCGGCAGGCCCGCGCCGCCGAGGGCGCCCGCGATCCGGCGGGCCAGCGCCGGGCTGTGGCCGGCGTCGACGAGCAGGCAGCCGTCGTCGCCGGCGATCACGCCGACGGCCGCCTGCACCCGGTCCGGATCGGGGTGGTGCGGCCACAGCCACACCCGCTCCGTGATCCGGATCAGCCCCGGCACCGCCTCCGCCATGTCGCCGCCTCCCTCTCCCCCGGCCGCCCGGTCACCGGGCCCTCGCCCCTCGGCCGCTCGGCCGACGAGCCCGGACCCGGACTATATGCCGGGTCCGGCCCGGTCGCCCCGGCGCTACGGAGACTCGGCCGCGGCCAGCAGCGCCCCCGTCACCGCCGCGTACGCCGCGGCCACCGGCAGGCGCGGCACGGCCCCGGCGGCAGGATCCGCCTCCGCAGCCGGATCCGGATCCGGATCCCCCGGGGAGTCCGCCGCCGGCACCAGCGCGTCCAGGTCCCCCACCACCCGGACGCCCGACTTCCTGATCCCCGCGACCATCTCCGCGCCGACCTCCGCCGCCGCCCGCCGCGCCCACGCCGGGGTGGTGATCCGCCCCGCGTCGCCCGCAGGCACGTGCGCCCCGCGCAGCCGGCGCACCAGTTCCTCGCGCACCAGCTTACGTTCCGGCGCCGGGCGTTCTGCCCTGGCCAGCTCCTTGTTCACCAGCCGCAGCACCTCCACCTCGCCGGCGGTCAGCGACCGGTTGGCGAACCCGTCCCGCTCCGGCTCCAGCACCCCGTCCGGCAGCCCCAGCAGCCCCTCGAAGGCGCGCAGGTGCGCCAGCGGATCGGCCTGGTCGACGACGACCACCGTGAGGTTGCCCGCACCGGCGGCCTCCGCCCAGCGCGCCACCAGCTCGTCGTGCCGGTGCCGCCGCCAGAACGACGGCGTCGGCTTCCGGTAGGGCGGCCTGCGCAGCATGCCGTCGAGCCACGTGTCGTACGCGTGGTGGTGACCGGACTTGATGTACTCCTGCCACTGCGACGGCAGGATCTTCACCAGCGGTCGCAGCGTGACGACGACGTGCACCCGGTCCCCGCCGAGCCCGTCGACCACCGCACGCGCCGCGCCGGCGTCCGCGTTGGCGAAGCGCTCGCTGCTGACGACGACCCGGCGCCGCCGCCCCGCGCCGGCGACCTCCGCGCACAGCTTCTCCCAGTGCGCCATGCTCGGCGCCTCCAGGCTGTTCACGGGCGTGCCGCCGGCGATGGCGGCGGCCGCGTGCGCGGGCTGCCGGGAGGCGCCGGCGTACCGCACGCCGTGCGCGGCCAGCGCGCGCCGGCCGTGGTGGAACGCCCCCTGCAGCGTCGTGGTGCCGGTCTTGTGCGGCCCGATGTGCACCAGCCGGGTACCCGGCGGGAGCGCGCCCTGCCGCGGCGGCATCAGCCCCGCCCGCCCCGGCCCCTGAGGACCCCGCCGAGCCGGGCCATCGGCCGCTTGTCCACGGCGGCGACGCGCCGCTCCAGCGCGGCGAGTTGCTTCTCCAGCCGCTCGACCTGCGCGGTCAGCTCCTCGTTGCGCTCCTTCAGCTCTGTGTCCCGGCGCACCGCGGCGTCCAGCCGCTTGCGGGCGATCTCGGCGCGCTCGTGCAGCCAGGCGAAGCGGTAGCCGTACGCGCCGTCGTCGGAGCCGTCCCACATCCGGATCGAGGGCGGCAGGTCGAGGCCGGCCATGCGCTCTTCGAAGGCGGCGCCGCGGTCGCCGTGGGTGTAGGTGTTCTTGAGGTCGTTGCGGTCGAGGAAGCGCGCGAAGCGGTCCCAGCGCTCCTGGTGGCCGGCGTGCAGCCCGCCGAAGTCGGCCTTCTGGTACAGCTCCGCCGGATCGACGTCGGCCGGCATGCCGGCCAGCATCTCGTGCGGGATGCCGAAGTAGCGGCAGAGTTCGAGGGTGCGCGAGTCGTGGCAGAGCACCAGGGCGGGGGTGCCGGCGAGCAGCGCGGCGATGTTGCCGTGGATGCGGGTGCCGAAGGCGAAGTCGTACTCGCGCAGCTCGGCCATCCAGCCGTACGGGTCGGTGGGCACCCGGGTCTTGTCGTCGCGCAGCAGGCCGTGCGCGGCGGCGGTCGGCAGCTCGGGGGTCAGCCCCTTCTCGGCGGAGGTGTCGCCCCAGAGCAGTAGTTCGGCGTCGGTGAGGTTCTGCGCGTAGTACGCGAGGTCGTCGAAGCGCTCGTACGCGCGCTGCGCGATGGCCGCGATGGGGCCGACGCGGGCGGCGTCCGGCGAGACGTTGAGCGCGATACGGGAGGCGTCGGTGATGCCGGCGTCGGTCTTGCGGATCTCCGGGAAGGTGTCGCCGTAGAGGAACATCGACGGGCAGCCGATGATGTCGACGTCCTTGAAGCCGAGCCCGTTGAGGTAGCCGGCGGTCAGTTCGCCGCGTACGCCCACCGACGCGGACCGCTTGAGCACCGCCTTCATGAACCGCTTGACCGACGGGTCGATCGCCTGCAGCCGCTCGGTGTCGTAGTCCGCGCCGACCTGGGCGCCGACGCCGATGACGACGACGGGGATGGTCAGTTGCTCGATCAGCTTGGTGAGCCGGTTCAGCGACGCCTCGAACGACGGGCGGAAGGCGTTGGCGAGCGGGACGACGAAGACGTCGTACTGCTCGTTTATCTGGGCCGCGCGCTCGGCGGAGTAGTCCGTCTTGATGCCGTTGGAGGTGATGTCGGTGCCGGGAGCCAGGAGCAGCTTGTGGGCGGCGTCACTGAACAGCAGGTTCCCGGAGTTGGTGCCGATGAGGTCCTGCTGCACGACCTCGGTCCGCGTCGCGACGTGGAAAGGGCTCTTGCCGGAGCGGATGAGGATGTTCTTCATGGTGGGGGCGTTTCCTGTCGTCTGGGTGCTTCAGAGTGCGGGACGGCCGACGGCGCGGAACGTCCAGCCCGCGGCGCGCCAGGGCGCCGGGTCGAGCGTGTTCCGGCCGTCGATGAGGTGCGCGGTGGCGGCGGCCCGGGCGAGCCGGTGCGGGTCGAGGGTGTGGAACTCGCTCCATTCGGTGAGGTGCAGCACGACGTCGGCGCCGCGGACCGCGTCCTCGGCGGAGTCCGCGTAGCGCAGCGTGGGGAACTCCCGGCGGGCGTTGTCGGCGCCCTTGGGGTCGTAGACGGTGACCTGGCCGCCCTGGAGGTGGATCTGCCCGGCGACGTTCAGGGCCGGGGAGTCGCGTACGTCGTCGGAGTCGGGCTTGAACGTCGCGCCCAGGACGGCGATCCGGCGGCCCAGGAACGAGCCGTCGCAGGCGTCGCGGGCGAGTTCGACCATGTGCGCGCGGCGGCGCATGTTGATCGAGTCGACCTCGCGGAGGAACGTCAGCGCCTGGTCGACGCCGAGTTCGCCGGCGCGGGCCATGAACGCGCGGATGTCCTTGGGCAGGCAGCCGCCGCCGAAGCCGATACCCGCGCGCAGGAACTTCCGGCCGATCCGCTCGTCGTAGCCTATGGCTTCCGCCAGCTTGACGACGTCACCGCCCGCCGCCTCGCAGATCTCGGCCATGGCGTTGATGAACGAGATCTTCGTGGCGAGGAAGGCGTTGGCCGAGGTCTTCACCAGCTCGGCGGTCGGGTAGTCCGCGACCACGAACGGCGTGCCGGCGCCGACCGGGCCCGCGTACACCTCCCGCAGCAGTTCCTCGGCGCGCTCGCCGGCCACGCCGACGACGATGCGGTCCGGGCGCAGGGTGTCCTCGACGGCGAAGCCCTCGCGCAGGAACTCCGGGTTCCAGGCCAGCTCCGCCTGCTCCCCGACGGGTGCCAGCTCGGCCAGCCGGCGCGCCAGCCGGGCCGCGGAGCCCACCGGCACCGTCGACTTGCCGACCACCAGGCAGGGGCGGTCGAGGCGCGGCGCGAGGGTGTCGATCGCAGCGTCGACGAAGCTCATGTCGCAGCCGTACTCGCCGTGCTTCTGCGGCGTGTTCACGCAGACGAAGTGCACGTCGCCGAACGCGGCCAGCTCGTCCCAGTCCGTGGTGAAGCGCAGCCGCCCCGACGCGCCCTCGACCCCGGCGACGTGCTTGCGCAGCAGGTCCTCCAGGCCCGGCTCGTACATCGGCACCCTGCCCGCCGACAGCAGCTCGACCTTCTCCTTCACCACGTCCAGGCCGAGCACCTCGAAGCCCAGCTCCGCCATGGCGGCGGCGTGCGTGGCACCGAGGTAGCCGGTGCCGATCACAGTGATTCTCAACGACATCCGTGCAGGTCCTTCTGGTTATCGGCGGATACGGCGAAGGCCGCGCCGGACGGCGCTCCGCAGCGGGTTGGTGGCGGTGGCCGGTCCGGGCCCGGAGGAGTCGGGCCCGGCGGCGTCCTGCGCCGCCGCGGTGGCCTTGCCGTCGGGCCCGGCCGCCTCGGCGGCGGCCCCGGAGTCGAGCGACGACTGCGCGAGGAGCGCGCCGATGATGGCCTGCGCCGCCGCGGCGGCCGGGATCGTCGCCTCGGTGGGCGGCGCGGCCGGCGCGCTCGGCCGCTTCGCCAGCGACGCCAGGTCGCCGACGACGTTGACGCCGAGCGCGGCGATGGCGGCGGTCATCTCCTCGGCCAGCTCCGTGGCCTCGGCCACCGCCCACTCGGGGGTGGTGACGCGCGGCTCGTCGCCCGCGGGCTGGTACTTGTCGCGCATGCGGCGCAGCGCCCCGGCGCGTACGACCTTGCCGTGCCGCTCCACGGACCAGCCGCGGCGGTGCGACTCCTCGTTGAGCAGCCGGACGAGTTCGGCCTCGCCGTGGGTCATCGACCGGTTGTCCTTCTCGTCGTAGACGAGGAACCCGGCGGGCAGCCCGGCGAACTCCTCGAAGACCCGGAGCTGCATCTGCTGGTCGGACTCGTCCTGCACCAGGACGGTCAGGTTCTCGGGGCCCGCGGCCGCCGCCCAGCGGGCGATCAGCTCGTCGTGCCGGTGCCGGCGCCAGAAGCTGGGCGTCGGCTCGATACACGGCTCGCGGTGGAACATCGCCTCCAGCCAGTCCTCGTACGACGCGCGCAGCCCGTTGCGCACGTACTGCTGCCACTGCGACGGCAGGATCTTCAGCAGCGGCCGCAGCGTGACGACGACGTGCACCCGCCCGCCGCCGCCGAGTTCGGCGACGACCTCGCGGGCGGCGGCGTCGCCGGCGTTGGAGAAGTACTCGGTGCTGATGACCGTGCGCCGCTCGCCGGCCTGCTCGCACTGCTGCACCAGCCGCCGCCAGCGCTCCATGCCGGGCCGGTCGCGCTGGAGGAACACGTCGAGGTGTTCGCGTACGGGCGTGCCCGCGGGCCCCGGGAACTCCACCCCGATCTTGGCGAGCGCCGCCGCGACCGGCTGCCGCTTGGTGCCCGCGTAGACCACGTCGTACGCGGGCAGCCGGTCGCGGGCGCTGTGGAACGCGCCCTGCAGCGCGGTGGTGCCGGTCTTGTGCGGGCCGATGTGGAGGATGCGGCCCCCGCGCGGCACCGTGGGCACCAGCGTCGGCGGCGTCGGCCGGGTGGGCTGCGGCTGCATCGGATGTCCTTCTCTCATCGGACGCTCCTGGGCAACTGGTCGTCCAGCCAGCCCGTGAGCGTCTGCATGTACGTCTCGGTGATGTGCTCGCCGGCCCGGTAGACGATCACGTTGCCGATGACGGCCGGGCAGGTCCCGTCCGGGCACAGCTCGGGCGCGAGGTCGATGACGGGGACCCCGGTCCCCTTCGCCGCCTGCGCGGTGATCGGCTCGTACCCCAGCCCTTCGCGCAGCGGGAAGGCGCAGTCGGTGAGCCGGTCGGTGGCTCCCGACACGCACGAGGGTATGTCCTGCGGCGGGTACGGGATGTCGGCGAACGCCGTGACGTCCGCCCCGTTGTCCGCCAGCTCGCGCAGGGTGGCGGACATCCCCTCGCGCAGCGCGGCGGTGTTCTCGTCGCCGTCGAGCTTGTCGCCGCCGCGCATGGCCGCCTGGTCGTCGCGGTTGCCGACGAGCACGAGTGCGGCCTCCTCGTCGGCGATGCGCTCGACGGCGGAGGCGCGCCACTTGTCGCACTCGGTGTAGTCGCGCTCGTACTGCCGGTTGTAGATGGTGACCTTGGCGGGCGTGCAGGCGGACTTGGTGAGGATCAGCAGCCGCCAGCCGCGCTCCTCGGCGACGGTGATCAGCGCCGGGGCGTACTGCGCGGCGTGCGAGTCGCCGAAGAGGGCCACGGTGGTGTCCGACTTCTCGTCGCCGTAGACGCAGCCCTCGGCCTCGGTGTCGCGCTGCCCGGCGTGGCAGCCGTTGCCGTACACGGCGCCCTCGTCGGCGTCGGCGTCCTCGGGCAGCGGGCTGAGCACGGAGGCGGACTCCTGGACCTTCGTGGAGTCCCGCAGCGCGGCGGCGCCGACGGCCTGCGAGGGGTCGGCGAGCTTCATCGTCGGCACGGTGGCCCAGGTCAGCCAGCCCAGCAGCGCGCCGGCGGCGGTGCAGGCGAGGCCCAGGACGAGGCCGCGGCCCACCGGCGCCAGCGCCCGCGAGACCCGCACCGGGTTCTCCACCAGCGTGTGGGTGAGCGCGGCGGGCACCCAGCTCGCCGCGACGACGACCGCGAGTTGGGCGGTGGTGATGTCGGGCCACTTGACGGTGGCGAAGGCGACGGCCGGCCAGTGCCACAGGTACCAGGAGTACGAGATGCGCCCCACGTACCGCATCGGCGCGGTGCCCAGCAGCTTCGCGCCCGCCGTGTCCTGCGCCGCGGCGCCCGCGGCGATGACCGCCGCCGCACCGAGCACGGGCAGCGCGGCGGCGGAGCCGGGGAAGGGGGTCTCGTCGGAGAAGGCGAGGGCGGCCACCGCGATGGCCGCGAGCCCCGCGGCGGCCAGCAGGCCCGCGAGCCGGCCCGGCAGCCGCCGCCAGGCGTCCGCGGGCACCAGCGCGAGCAGCCCGCCGACGGCGAGTTCCCAGCCGCGGGTGAAGGTGGAGAAGTACGCGGCGCCGGCCTCCTCCTGCGTGAGGTGGACCGAGTACGCGAACGAGGCCACGGCGATGGCGCCGAGGGCGACGGCCAGCCGCGGGCGCACCGCCTTGCCGCCGCGGCGCGTGCACCACCAGCCGATGGCGATGATCAGCAGCGGCCAGACCAGGTAGAACTGCTCCTCCACCGCCAGCGACCAGAAGTGCTGCACGGGGCTGGCGTCGGCGCCGAGCGCGGAGTAGTCGACGGCGAGCGACGCCTGCTGCCAGTTGACGACGTACAGCGCGGCGGCGGCCAGGTCCTTCGCGACCGTCTTGCGTTCCACCGGCGACATCAGCAGCCACGCCAGCAGCGCGACCGCCGCGAGCACGACGGCGGTCGACGGCAGCAGCCGGCGGGCGCGGCGGGCGTAGAACCCGGTGAGGGAGATCCGTCCGCTGCGCTCCAGCTCGCGCACCAGCAGCCCGGTGATCAGGAAGCCGGAGATGACGAAGAAGACGTCCACGCCGACGTAGCCGCCGGAGACGAGCGGCACCCCGGCGTGGTACAGCAGCACCACGCCCACGGCGACGGCCCGCAGGCCCTCGACGTCGGGGCGGAACCCCCGGGCGGGGCCGGCGGCGCGCGGCGCGTCCGGCCGGGGACGGCGCTCGGTCGGATCCTGCGCGTCGAGCGCCGGGGCCTGCTGGCCGTGCATCAACCCTCCGGGTGACGGTACTGGTGGTGTCGGGTACGCGGGGACGTCACGTGCGCGCCGCGC
Proteins encoded:
- a CDS encoding polysaccharide pyruvyl transferase family protein, with amino-acid sequence MKNILIRSGKSPFHVATRTEVVQQDLIGTNSGNLLFSDAAHKLLLAPGTDITSNGIKTDYSAERAAQINEQYDVFVVPLANAFRPSFEASLNRLTKLIEQLTIPVVVIGVGAQVGADYDTERLQAIDPSVKRFMKAVLKRSASVGVRGELTAGYLNGLGFKDVDIIGCPSMFLYGDTFPEIRKTDAGITDASRIALNVSPDAARVGPIAAIAQRAYERFDDLAYYAQNLTDAELLLWGDTSAEKGLTPELPTAAAHGLLRDDKTRVPTDPYGWMAELREYDFAFGTRIHGNIAALLAGTPALVLCHDSRTLELCRYFGIPHEMLAGMPADVDPAELYQKADFGGLHAGHQERWDRFARFLDRNDLKNTYTHGDRGAAFEERMAGLDLPPSIRMWDGSDDGAYGYRFAWLHERAEIARKRLDAAVRRDTELKERNEELTAQVERLEKQLAALERRVAAVDKRPMARLGGVLRGRGGRG
- a CDS encoding UDP-glucose/GDP-mannose dehydrogenase family protein; translation: MSLRITVIGTGYLGATHAAAMAELGFEVLGLDVVKEKVELLSAGRVPMYEPGLEDLLRKHVAGVEGASGRLRFTTDWDELAAFGDVHFVCVNTPQKHGEYGCDMSFVDAAIDTLAPRLDRPCLVVGKSTVPVGSAARLARRLAELAPVGEQAELAWNPEFLREGFAVEDTLRPDRIVVGVAGERAEELLREVYAGPVGAGTPFVVADYPTAELVKTSANAFLATKISFINAMAEICEAAGGDVVKLAEAIGYDERIGRKFLRAGIGFGGGCLPKDIRAFMARAGELGVDQALTFLREVDSINMRRRAHMVELARDACDGSFLGRRIAVLGATFKPDSDDVRDSPALNVAGQIHLQGGQVTVYDPKGADNARREFPTLRYADSAEDAVRGADVVLHLTEWSEFHTLDPHRLARAAATAHLIDGRNTLDPAPWRAAGWTFRAVGRPAL
- a CDS encoding acyltransferase family protein, which encodes MHGQQAPALDAQDPTERRPRPDAPRAAGPARGFRPDVEGLRAVAVGVVLLYHAGVPLVSGGYVGVDVFFVISGFLITGLLVRELERSGRISLTGFYARRARRLLPSTAVVLAAVALLAWLLMSPVERKTVAKDLAAAALYVVNWQQASLAVDYSALGADASPVQHFWSLAVEEQFYLVWPLLIIAIGWWCTRRGGKAVRPRLAVALGAIAVASFAYSVHLTQEEAGAAYFSTFTRGWELAVGGLLALVPADAWRRLPGRLAGLLAAAGLAAIAVAALAFSDETPFPGSAAALPVLGAAAVIAAGAAAQDTAGAKLLGTAPMRYVGRISYSWYLWHWPAVAFATVKWPDITTAQLAVVVAASWVPAALTHTLVENPVRVSRALAPVGRGLVLGLACTAAGALLGWLTWATVPTMKLADPSQAVGAAALRDSTKVQESASVLSPLPEDADADEGAVYGNGCHAGQRDTEAEGCVYGDEKSDTTVALFGDSHAAQYAPALITVAEERGWRLLILTKSACTPAKVTIYNRQYERDYTECDKWRASAVERIADEEAALVLVGNRDDQAAMRGGDKLDGDENTAALREGMSATLRELADNGADVTAFADIPYPPQDIPSCVSGATDRLTDCAFPLREGLGYEPITAQAAKGTGVPVIDLAPELCPDGTCPAVIGNVIVYRAGEHITETYMQTLTGWLDDQLPRSVR